From Caminibacter mediatlanticus TB-2, the proteins below share one genomic window:
- a CDS encoding OmpA family protein: MKKTIISLSLAAVSMFAATNYEFGASLGRNNVSNSPIADYNFLNLRIGKYLPKNHILRFELERSEKFGGNNALTNQHLTRALVNVEHYFTLENSAITPYAFIGAGYQWVSGDYDNNVVADLGIGAKYLISSKWDAFVELRGLRDFGNNDNHYGALIGFTYKCGTTQKAAPVPAPMPVEKPAPKDSDGDGVVDSMDNCPNTPAGVKVDANGCPVDSDGDGVADYLDKCPNTPAGVKVDANGCPVDSDGDGVADYLDKCPNTPKGFKVDQNGCAITYNFEINFDTNSAKIKPEYMPKIEKFAEFLKNHPDVKAEIQGYTDNRGSATYNMILSEKRAKAVYEALLKLGVNKDQITFVGYGEANPIASNDTAEGRAKNRRVVAKIYY; the protein is encoded by the coding sequence ATGAAAAAAACAATTATTAGTTTATCTTTAGCTGCTGTATCAATGTTTGCAGCAACTAATTATGAATTTGGAGCTTCATTAGGAAGAAACAATGTAAGTAATTCTCCAATTGCGGATTATAATTTTTTAAATTTAAGAATTGGAAAATATCTACCAAAAAATCATATTTTAAGATTTGAACTTGAAAGAAGTGAAAAATTTGGTGGGAATAATGCACTTACTAATCAACATTTAACAAGAGCATTAGTTAATGTAGAACATTATTTTACTCTTGAAAATTCTGCTATAACACCTTATGCATTTATTGGTGCAGGGTATCAGTGGGTAAGTGGAGATTATGATAATAATGTAGTTGCAGATTTAGGTATTGGAGCTAAATATTTAATTAGCTCTAAATGGGATGCATTTGTAGAACTTAGAGGACTTAGGGATTTTGGAAATAATGATAATCACTATGGTGCTTTAATTGGATTTACATATAAATGTGGCACTACACAAAAAGCTGCACCAGTTCCAGCACCTATGCCAGTTGAAAAGCCTGCTCCAAAAGATAGTGATGGAGATGGTGTAGTTGATAGTATGGACAATTGTCCAAACACACCAGCGGGAGTAAAAGTAGATGCGAATGGATGTCCAGTTGATAGTGATGGAGATGGTGTAGCTGATTATTTAGATAAATGTCCAAACACACCAGCGGGAGTAAAAGTAGATGCGAATGGATGTCCAGTTGATAGTGATGGAGATGGTGTAGCTGATTATTTAGATAAATGTCCTAATACTCCAAAAGGATTCAAAGTAGACCAAAATGGATGTGCTATTACTTATAATTTTGAAATAAATTTTGATACAAATAGCGCAAAAATTAAACCTGAGTATATGCCAAAAATTGAAAAATTTGCAGAATTTCTAAAAAATCATCCTGATGTTAAAGCAGAAATTCAAGGTTACACTGATAATAGAGGTAGTGCAACATATAATATGATTCTTTCAGAAAAAAGAGCAAAAGCTGTTTATGAAGCATTACTTAAATTAGGTGTAAATAAAGACCAAATTACTTTTGTTGGATATGGTGAAGCTAATCCGATTGCTTCAAATGATACTGCTGAGGGTAGAGCTAAAAATAGAAGAGTTGTAGCTAAAATCTACTATTAA
- a CDS encoding YdcH family protein, with translation MFKECCPELIPVMEELAKENPHIDKLIQRHAELNKIIDEVEAGREHMDELELEKLKKEKLHIKDEVYQAVLEYKKNK, from the coding sequence ATGTTTAAAGAATGTTGTCCAGAATTAATTCCTGTAATGGAGGAGTTAGCAAAAGAAAATCCCCATATTGATAAATTAATTCAAAGACATGCTGAACTTAATAAAATAATTGATGAAGTGGAAGCTGGAAGAGAACATATGGATGAACTTGAACTTGAAAAATTAAAAAAAGAAAAACTACATATAAAAGACGAAGTATATCAAGCAGTTTTAGAATATAAAAAAAATAAATAA
- a CDS encoding M99 family carboxypeptidase catalytic domain-containing protein, which produces MTRRNFIKYSILSSLSVSPLFAKDDRVEIFLPPKKLNYYHLKGKKAGGRVLIIGGIHGNEIGAYKAADLLIDNDLKKGEMLIIPRSNFTSILANVRGYNGDMNRKFNYISKKDPDYYYVEGLKEIILSFKPDVVISMHDGYGFASKSKRAWGQSVVIDELRYKNFDLYSPAKFVLDNANKYLKYKVALINTKTFSGKIHPEQKKALTGWCLENGVKAFCIEASKQLPTLKEKVFTHLVMLREFFKLYNIEFDGGNDRLVKNFDLSLGDKPKLILDVNGKKITLKNRDILKVKKGSIIKVVDIDGKRGDFIIPVGVNLNWSSFHFRNLSFNIKRDYKKIFSIDIRSV; this is translated from the coding sequence GTGACTCGAAGAAATTTTATTAAATATTCAATATTGTCATCTTTAAGTGTCAGTCCTTTATTTGCAAAAGATGATAGAGTAGAAATTTTTTTGCCTCCTAAAAAATTAAATTATTACCATCTAAAAGGTAAAAAAGCAGGTGGAAGAGTATTAATTATTGGCGGTATTCATGGAAATGAAATTGGGGCTTATAAAGCAGCTGATTTATTAATTGATAATGATTTAAAAAAAGGTGAAATGTTAATTATTCCAAGGAGTAATTTTACTTCTATTCTTGCAAATGTAAGAGGTTATAATGGTGATATGAATAGAAAATTTAATTATATTTCTAAAAAAGACCCTGATTATTATTATGTTGAAGGTTTAAAGGAGATTATTTTAAGTTTTAAACCTGATGTTGTTATTTCAATGCATGATGGATATGGTTTTGCTTCTAAAAGTAAAAGAGCGTGGGGACAGAGTGTTGTAATTGATGAGCTTAGATATAAAAACTTTGATTTATATTCACCTGCAAAGTTTGTTTTAGATAATGCTAATAAATATCTGAAATACAAAGTTGCATTAATAAATACTAAAACTTTTAGTGGTAAAATTCATCCTGAACAAAAAAAAGCTTTAACTGGTTGGTGTTTAGAAAATGGTGTTAAGGCTTTTTGTATAGAAGCAAGTAAACAATTACCTACATTAAAAGAAAAAGTATTTACACATCTTGTAATGCTTAGAGAGTTTTTTAAATTATATAATATTGAGTTTGATGGAGGAAATGATAGGTTAGTAAAAAATTTTGATTTGTCTCTTGGAGATAAACCTAAACTAATTCTTGATGTTAATGGTAAAAAAATTACTTTAAAAAATAGAGATATTTTAAAAGTAAAAAAAGGAAGTATTATAAAAGTAGTTGATATTGATGGTAAAAGAGGTGATTTTATTATTCCTGTTGGTGTAAATTTAAATTGGAGTAGTTTTCATTTTAGAAATTTATCTTTTAATATAAAAAGAGATTATAAAAAAATATTTAGTATTGATATAAGGAGCGTTTAG
- a CDS encoding DUF6858 family protein gives MKQIILKEKYPVFVLDVEKNETHYKNCSEIIEFFKEKINSHPTCKYIGEFDHFTHTKEINGEIVPEIKDCKLIIFCFGNKLLNGKITAARPRSISVTEYDDKFEISFLEAPALIANETMENWVKELKNYL, from the coding sequence ATGAAACAAATAATTTTAAAAGAAAAATATCCAGTATTTGTTTTAGATGTAGAAAAAAATGAAACTCATTATAAAAATTGTAGTGAAATAATTGAATTTTTTAAAGAAAAAATAAACTCACATCCAACTTGCAAATATATAGGTGAATTTGACCATTTCACTCACACAAAAGAAATAAATGGTGAAATTGTTCCTGAAATCAAAGATTGCAAATTAATAATTTTCTGCTTTGGAAACAAACTCCTTAATGGAAAAATTACAGCTGCAAGACCAAGAAGTATTAGTGTTACAGAATATGATGATAAATTTGAAATATCATTTCTTGAAGCGCCAGCTCTTATTGCAAACGAAACAATGGAGAATTGGGTAAAAGAACTTAAAAACTATCTTTAA
- the modD gene encoding ModD protein: protein MFFYTNEDVDRLINEDMSLFDLTKELLNIKEKGKIEFFTRKEAVVSGCELVSHLAKRLNLDVTFKEKDGIKVRENSKIFEAKGKNVLILWKIAQNIFEYSLGVATYTKKMVDLAKQYNPHIEILTTRKVIPFTKKIALKSVMDGGGWPHRVTTTETILVFDNYINLYGGWEKFFEDFKILKNKAVEKKWIVEAKNLDMAEKLIEIGVDVIQLDKVDVKTTKNIVEKAHKFNIKVLSAGGINIENVEDYAKTGVDGIVTTAPYFANGGDVKVNVSLI, encoded by the coding sequence ATGTTTTTTTATACAAATGAGGATGTTGATAGATTGATTAATGAAGATATGAGTTTATTTGATTTAACAAAAGAGTTATTAAATATAAAAGAAAAAGGAAAAATTGAATTTTTTACTCGAAAAGAAGCAGTAGTTAGCGGATGTGAATTAGTCAGTCATTTAGCTAAAAGACTTAATTTAGATGTTACTTTCAAAGAAAAAGATGGTATAAAAGTTAGGGAAAATAGTAAAATTTTTGAGGCAAAAGGGAAGAATGTTTTAATTTTGTGGAAGATTGCTCAAAACATATTTGAATATAGTTTAGGTGTAGCTACTTATACAAAAAAAATGGTTGATTTAGCAAAACAGTATAATCCTCATATTGAAATTCTAACTACTCGCAAGGTTATACCTTTTACTAAAAAGATTGCTTTAAAGTCGGTCATGGATGGAGGAGGGTGGCCTCATAGAGTTACAACAACTGAGACAATTTTAGTTTTTGATAATTATATTAATTTATATGGAGGATGGGAAAAATTTTTTGAAGATTTTAAAATTCTTAAAAATAAAGCAGTTGAGAAAAAGTGGATTGTGGAGGCTAAAAATTTAGACATGGCAGAAAAATTAATTGAAATTGGAGTTGATGTTATTCAGCTTGATAAAGTAGATGTAAAGACTACAAAAAATATAGTAGAAAAAGCACATAAATTTAACATTAAAGTATTAAGTGCTGGTGGAATTAATATTGAAAATGTTGAAGATTATGCAAAAACAGGAGTTGATGGTATTGTGACTACTGCTCCTTATTTTGCAAATGGAGGGGATGTTAAGGTTAACGTGAGTTTGATTTAA
- a CDS encoding TIGR02757 family protein, with protein MKEYLDSFLKGTIYEVNEKKLDPIMIAKKYNDEYTSLIASLFAYGNVKAILKFLNSIDYNFLNSGKIPNNLYYRFQTQKDTYEFFKTLYMLSQEDSLENIFKKGYKKEENVLDGLKELINTIYKINPYRSKGYEFLIGKIPPNKTKGVSPYKRWMMFLRWMVRDSDIDLGLWKGIKKSNLIIPLDTHTHKTSLKLGLINRKSYDLQAAIELTNKLKEFDKKDPLKYDFVLYRIGQFKLLS; from the coding sequence TTGAAAGAATATTTAGATAGTTTCTTAAAAGGTACCATTTATGAAGTTAACGAAAAAAAACTTGACCCAATAATGATTGCAAAAAAATATAATGATGAATATACCTCATTAATTGCTTCTCTTTTTGCATATGGCAATGTAAAAGCAATTTTAAAGTTTTTAAATTCAATTGACTATAATTTTTTAAATTCAGGCAAAATTCCAAATAATCTATATTACAGATTTCAAACACAAAAAGATACCTATGAATTTTTTAAAACTTTATATATGCTCTCACAAGAAGATTCATTAGAAAATATTTTCAAAAAAGGTTATAAAAAAGAAGAAAATGTATTAGATGGTTTAAAAGAATTAATAAACACTATATACAAAATAAATCCCTATCGCTCAAAAGGATACGAATTTTTAATTGGAAAAATTCCTCCTAATAAAACAAAAGGTGTTAGCCCATATAAAAGATGGATGATGTTTTTAAGATGGATGGTGAGAGATAGTGATATTGATTTAGGATTATGGAAAGGTATTAAAAAAAGTAATTTAATTATCCCACTTGATACCCATACTCATAAAACTTCATTAAAATTAGGTCTAATAAATAGAAAAAGCTATGATTTGCAAGCAGCAATTGAACTTACAAATAAATTAAAAGAATTTGATAAAAAAGACCCTTTAAAATATGATTTTGTTTTATATAGAATTGGACAATTTAAATTACTTTCTTAA
- the fusA gene encoding elongation factor G, producing MPRKTPIEKVRNIGIAAHIDAGKTTTTERILYYTGVSHKIGEVHEGAATMDWMEQEKERGITITSAATTCFWKDHQINIIDTPGHVDFTIEVERSMRVLDGAIAVFCAVGGVQPQSETVWRQANKYHVPRIAFVNKMDRIGANFYEVEKQIRERLKANPVPIQIPIGAEDNFKGVVDLVRMKALVWEDEAALGSKYEIEDIPAELQEKAEEYREKLIEAIAETDEELMEKYFAGEELSEEEIKKAIKKATLNLEIVPMLCGTAFKNKGVQPLLDAVIDYLPAPTEVTWIKGIDPKTGEEISVNPGDDEPFSGLAFKIMTDPFVGKLTFTRFYSGIIKSGSYVLNSTKNKKERVGRLLRMHANKREEVNEFYSGEIGAIVGLKHTLTGDTLCDESRPIILERMEFPDPVISVAVEPKTKADQEKMALALQKLAEEDPSFRVTTDEETGQTIISGMGELHLEIIVDRLKREFKVECNTGKPQVAYRETFKNQVEQEYKYAKQSGGRGQYGHVFIRLIPQEPGKGYEFVDLIKGGVIPREYIPAVDKGIQEAAQAGVLAGFPVVDFKVELFDGSYHEVDSSEMAFKLAGSMAFKEGVKKANPVILEPIMKVEIEVPEEYMGDVIGDINRRRGQVNSMEDQHGVKKITAFVPLAEMFGYSTDLRSMTQGRGTYSMVFDHYEEVPNNIAEEIIKERQG from the coding sequence ATGCCAAGAAAAACGCCTATTGAGAAGGTTAGAAATATAGGTATTGCAGCTCATATTGACGCAGGTAAAACTACTACAACTGAGAGAATTTTATATTATACTGGTGTTTCTCACAAAATCGGTGAGGTTCATGAGGGTGCTGCTACTATGGACTGGATGGAGCAAGAAAAAGAAAGAGGTATTACTATTACATCAGCAGCAACTACGTGTTTTTGGAAAGACCATCAAATTAACATTATCGATACTCCAGGGCACGTTGACTTTACAATTGAAGTTGAAAGAAGTATGAGAGTTCTTGATGGAGCTATTGCAGTATTTTGTGCTGTTGGTGGGGTTCAACCACAATCTGAAACAGTTTGGAGACAAGCAAATAAATATCACGTACCAAGAATTGCATTTGTTAATAAAATGGATAGAATTGGTGCAAACTTTTATGAAGTTGAAAAACAAATTAGAGAAAGATTAAAAGCAAATCCAGTTCCAATTCAAATTCCAATTGGAGCAGAAGATAACTTCAAAGGTGTTGTAGATTTAGTTAGAATGAAAGCTCTTGTTTGGGAAGATGAAGCAGCACTTGGAAGTAAATATGAAATTGAAGATATTCCAGCTGAACTTCAAGAAAAAGCAGAAGAATATAGAGAAAAATTAATTGAAGCTATTGCTGAGACTGATGAAGAATTAATGGAAAAATATTTTGCAGGTGAAGAATTAAGCGAAGAAGAAATTAAAAAAGCTATTAAAAAAGCTACTTTAAATCTTGAAATTGTTCCAATGCTTTGTGGTACAGCATTTAAAAACAAAGGTGTGCAACCTTTACTTGATGCAGTTATTGATTATCTACCAGCTCCAACAGAAGTTACTTGGATTAAAGGTATTGACCCTAAAACTGGTGAAGAAATTAGTGTAAATCCAGGAGATGATGAGCCATTTAGTGGACTTGCATTTAAAATTATGACTGACCCATTCGTTGGTAAACTTACATTTACAAGATTTTATTCAGGTATTATTAAATCAGGAAGTTATGTACTTAACTCAACTAAAAATAAAAAAGAAAGAGTTGGTAGACTTCTTAGAATGCATGCAAATAAAAGAGAAGAAGTTAATGAGTTTTATAGTGGTGAAATTGGAGCAATTGTTGGACTTAAACACACTCTAACAGGGGATACTTTATGTGATGAAAGTAGACCAATTATCTTAGAGAGAATGGAATTCCCAGACCCAGTTATTAGTGTTGCTGTTGAGCCAAAAACAAAAGCTGACCAAGAAAAAATGGCACTTGCTCTTCAAAAATTAGCAGAAGAAGACCCAAGTTTTAGGGTAACAACTGATGAAGAAACAGGACAAACTATCATTTCAGGAATGGGTGAATTACACCTTGAAATTATTGTAGATAGGTTAAAAAGAGAATTTAAAGTTGAATGTAACACAGGTAAACCACAAGTGGCATATAGAGAAACATTTAAAAATCAAGTAGAACAAGAATACAAATATGCAAAACAATCAGGTGGTAGAGGACAATATGGTCATGTATTTATTAGACTAATTCCACAAGAACCTGGAAAAGGTTATGAATTTGTTGATTTGATTAAAGGTGGGGTAATTCCAAGAGAATACATCCCAGCTGTTGATAAAGGTATTCAAGAGGCAGCTCAAGCTGGTGTTTTAGCAGGATTCCCGGTAGTTGATTTTAAAGTAGAGCTTTTTGATGGAAGTTATCATGAAGTTGACTCAAGTGAGATGGCATTTAAACTTGCTGGGTCAATGGCATTTAAAGAAGGTGTTAAAAAAGCAAATCCTGTTATTTTAGAGCCAATTATGAAAGTTGAAATTGAAGTTCCAGAAGAGTATATGGGAGATGTTATTGGTGATATCAATAGAAGAAGAGGTCAAGTAAATTCAATGGAAGACCAACACGGAGTTAAAAAAATTACAGCATTTGTTCCACTTGCTGAAATGTTTGGATACTCAACAGACCTTAGAAGTATGACTCAAGGTAGAGGTACTTATTCAATGGTATTTGATCACTACGAAGAAGTTCCAAACAATATTGCAGAAGAAATTATTAAAGAAAGACAAGGCTAA
- a CDS encoding DUF3137 domain-containing protein, with product MIVIFLLKKNSFHLSDILPITYDKSRIKLDNPNFEKKFDVYSENQINARIYLNQKRMENLLKLNNKNPLIILNDIAFYGISMEPIYLIAIPFYREIKEKDINEIKEFYDILEGIYEILK from the coding sequence ATGATTGTAATATTTCTATTAAAAAAAAATAGTTTTCATCTCTCAGATATTTTGCCTATCACTTATGATAAGTCAAGAATTAAACTTGATAATCCAAATTTTGAAAAAAAGTTTGATGTCTATTCTGAAAACCAAATTAATGCAAGAATATATTTAAATCAAAAAAGAATGGAGAATTTATTAAAATTAAATAATAAAAATCCATTAATAATTTTGAATGATATTGCTTTTTATGGTATAAGTATGGAACCTATATATTTAATAGCTATCCCTTTTTATAGGGAAATTAAAGAAAAAGACATAAATGAGATAAAAGAATTTTATGATATTCTTGAAGGTATATATGAAATATTGAAGTAA
- a CDS encoding LemA family protein — MEFIQNNWGWILLGFVIITIVLMYNSLIARKNMVENMFGSIDALLKQRYDMIPNLVASVREYMKHEREVLEEITKLRSAAINAKSDDEKIDIENRFESLLSKLMVNIENYPQLKANENFLKLQEALKDIEDRISAARRAYNQAVTDYNNAVEMFPANLIAKAFNFKRKKVFEIPESERENVNVGDLFRK; from the coding sequence ATGGAGTTTATTCAAAATAATTGGGGATGGATTTTATTAGGTTTTGTGATAATTACGATTGTTTTAATGTATAACTCTTTAATTGCAAGAAAAAATATGGTTGAGAATATGTTTGGTAGTATTGATGCTTTGCTTAAACAAAGATACGATATGATTCCAAATCTTGTTGCAAGTGTTAGGGAATATATGAAACATGAAAGAGAGGTATTAGAAGAAATTACAAAACTTCGCTCAGCTGCTATTAATGCCAAAAGTGATGATGAAAAGATAGATATAGAAAATAGATTTGAGAGTTTACTCTCAAAACTAATGGTAAATATAGAAAATTATCCTCAGTTAAAAGCAAATGAAAATTTCTTAAAATTGCAAGAAGCTTTAAAAGACATTGAAGATAGGATTTCAGCAGCAAGAAGAGCTTATAACCAAGCAGTTACTGATTATAACAATGCAGTTGAAATGTTTCCTGCTAATTTAATTGCAAAAGCTTTTAATTTTAAACGCAAAAAAGTATTTGAAATACCAGAGAGTGAAAGAGAAAATGTAAATGTAGGGGACTTATTTAGGAAATAA
- the csx20 gene encoding CRISPR-associated protein Csx20, which yields MKFFLFFSHSLTNQQIKDVYRTFGDVEIVNLPDNLRFKLSNVPPEIDDLGEYVKDFEKYLLENSTSGDLVLIQGEFGLVYRLVEFSKSISLIPIYATTKRITKEIIKDGKVVKISEFKHIRFRRY from the coding sequence ATGAAATTTTTTCTTTTTTTTTCTCATTCTTTAACTAATCAACAGATTAAAGATGTGTATAGAACTTTTGGTGATGTTGAGATTGTTAATTTACCAGATAATCTTCGGTTTAAACTTTCAAATGTGCCTCCTGAGATTGATGATTTAGGAGAATATGTAAAAGATTTTGAAAAGTATCTTTTAGAAAATTCTACAAGTGGTGATTTAGTCTTAATTCAAGGAGAGTTTGGATTAGTTTATAGATTAGTAGAGTTTTCTAAAAGTATAAGTTTAATCCCAATTTATGCAACTACTAAAAGAATTACAAAAGAGATTATAAAAGATGGTAAAGTTGTGAAAATTTCAGAATTTAAACATATCAGATTTAGGAGATATTGA
- a CDS encoding outer membrane beta-barrel protein yields MKKTILKLVLVAGLLVSNASAWSVEKHSYLGVSAKSGTISIGNDYKERLYGLKWGVYSIFNSGLLLGVDFEGDYGKSKDMDNSKVAYFDANIHLGYRVLSKYKVDVYAIGSAKKGTIENLDMYGFGYGVGIAKNLWNFGRLTIEYKKYSLTAKGGLDVDESNIGGGIVFFLR; encoded by the coding sequence ATGAAAAAAACAATTTTAAAATTAGTTTTAGTAGCAGGATTATTAGTTAGTAATGCAAGTGCTTGGAGTGTTGAGAAACATTCATATTTAGGTGTTAGTGCAAAAAGTGGGACTATTTCAATTGGCAATGATTATAAAGAGAGGCTTTATGGTCTTAAATGGGGTGTTTATAGTATATTTAATAGTGGTCTGTTGTTAGGAGTTGATTTTGAAGGAGATTATGGTAAATCAAAAGATATGGATAATTCAAAAGTTGCTTATTTTGATGCAAATATTCATCTTGGTTATAGAGTATTATCAAAATATAAAGTTGATGTTTATGCAATTGGAAGTGCTAAGAAAGGTACAATTGAAAATTTAGATATGTATGGTTTTGGTTATGGAGTTGGAATAGCTAAAAATTTATGGAATTTTGGAAGATTAACAATTGAATATAAAAAATATTCATTAACTGCTAAGGGTGGTTTAGATGTTGATGAAAGTAATATTGGAGGTGGTATTGTTTTCTTTTTACGTTAG
- the cas2 gene encoding CRISPR-associated endonuclease Cas2, whose product MKWLVCFDISDNKKRNKVVEYLEEFGVRVQKSVFEIELNLNNLNKLKKRLNKTIEKYDSIRFYPVNANQIDKIIILGVKIAPFELSGIKFL is encoded by the coding sequence ATGAAATGGCTTGTTTGTTTTGATATTAGTGATAATAAAAAAAGAAATAAAGTAGTTGAATATTTAGAAGAATTTGGGGTTAGAGTTCAAAAAAGCGTTTTTGAAATTGAATTAAATTTAAATAATTTGAATAAATTAAAAAAAAGATTAAATAAAACAATAGAAAAATATGACTCAATTAGATTTTATCCTGTTAATGCAAATCAGATAGATAAAATTATTATTTTAGGTGTAAAAATTGCTCCTTTTGAACTTTCTGGTATAAAATTTTTATAA
- the cas1 gene encoding CRISPR-associated endonuclease Cas1: MEISEEKSYFSDIYKGFSFLGCFFRNNDVYIDKEKLYFHIESVKELQNKELNHFLKKIENKIDGLARYYEKVITSNQDIEYLKGIIKEFIIDRLSNELKNKSKKELKEKLKNLNLKIFDYNRLIDIAYEKNKYETIPKEKIEKQQKIVFKNKIKSSVIVIEEFGTSLGVSKNTLVIKKRGKIAKKLPLSHIEKIIIQAKGVSISSNLIYALQKRKISIEFIDYKYNPYAMIYGIELSYPKIAIKQLEIVNSEKRIEFAREFVKAKIVNQRNYLKIMSKYHKNLEENIIKIDKIKSKIKNANKIDELMGYEGSIANIYWNGISKILNEEDFKRITKGATDRINTALNYGYAILYNKVQKALIKAGLGINISFLHAFEKKPVLVFDFIEQFRCVAVDKAICFSLKKSDDIDVNNKGMLTKEAKRRIIEEVNERLATFYKFNGKKYTLNAIIEFQAIRLRDAILNSIKYKSFIARY; the protein is encoded by the coding sequence TTGGAAATATCGGAAGAAAAAAGTTATTTTAGTGATATTTATAAGGGATTTTCTTTTTTAGGGTGTTTTTTTAGGAATAATGATGTATATATTGATAAAGAAAAACTTTATTTTCATATTGAGAGTGTAAAAGAATTGCAGAATAAAGAACTAAACCATTTTTTAAAGAAAATCGAAAATAAAATTGACGGATTAGCGAGATATTATGAAAAGGTAATAACTTCAAATCAAGATATAGAATATTTAAAAGGAATTATTAAAGAATTTATAATTGATAGATTAAGTAATGAATTAAAAAATAAATCAAAAAAAGAGTTAAAAGAAAAACTAAAAAATTTAAATTTAAAAATATTTGACTATAACAGACTTATTGATATTGCATATGAAAAAAACAAATATGAAACTATTCCAAAAGAAAAAATTGAAAAACAACAAAAAATAGTCTTTAAAAACAAAATAAAATCTTCAGTAATTGTAATTGAAGAATTTGGAACATCACTTGGTGTTTCGAAAAACACACTTGTTATTAAAAAAAGAGGAAAAATTGCAAAAAAACTTCCTTTAAGTCATATTGAAAAAATTATAATTCAGGCAAAGGGTGTCAGTATTTCTTCAAATTTGATTTATGCTTTGCAAAAAAGAAAAATTTCAATTGAGTTTATTGATTATAAATATAATCCGTATGCTATGATTTATGGGATTGAATTAAGTTATCCAAAAATTGCAATAAAACAGCTTGAAATTGTTAACAGCGAAAAAAGGATTGAGTTTGCAAGGGAATTTGTAAAAGCCAAAATTGTAAATCAAAGAAATTATTTAAAAATAATGAGTAAATATCATAAAAATTTAGAAGAAAACATTATTAAAATAGATAAAATTAAGTCCAAAATAAAAAATGCAAACAAAATAGATGAATTAATGGGATATGAGGGAAGTATTGCAAATATATATTGGAATGGGATATCTAAAATATTGAATGAGGAAGATTTTAAAAGAATTACAAAAGGAGCTACTGATAGAATAAACACTGCTTTAAATTATGGATATGCAATTCTTTATAACAAAGTCCAAAAAGCATTAATTAAAGCCGGTCTTGGAATTAATATTTCATTTTTACATGCATTTGAAAAAAAACCGGTTTTGGTTTTTGATTTTATAGAACAGTTTAGATGTGTTGCAGTGGATAAAGCAATTTGTTTTTCTTTAAAAAAAAGTGATGATATAGACGTTAATAATAAAGGTATGCTTACAAAAGAAGCTAAAAGAAGAATTATAGAAGAAGTAAATGAAAGATTGGCGACTTTTTATAAATTTAATGGTAAGAAGTATACTTTAAATGCAATTATTGAGTTTCAGGCAATTAGATTAAGAGATGCTATTTTAAATAGTATAAAATATAAATCGTTTATTGCGAGATATTGA